Proteins from a single region of Anastrepha ludens isolate Willacy chromosome 5, idAnaLude1.1, whole genome shotgun sequence:
- the LOC128863414 gene encoding elongator complex protein 3, whose protein sequence is MKPKKKLGVGLSREERSVIVIGEIIQELLKAHEDKKDVNLNRLKARISSKYGLESSPRLVDIIAAVPQEAKKILLPKLRAKPIRTASGIAVVAVMCKPHRCPHINMTGNICVYCPGGPDSDFEYSTQSYTGYEPTSMRAIRARYNPYLQTRHRVEQLKQLGHSVDKVEFIVMGGTFMSLDEKYRNDFIMQLHDALSGHTSRDIKEAIRYSEISNVKCIGITIETRPDYCLKRHITDMLNYGCTRLEIGVQSVYEDVARDTNRGHTVKAVCESFQLGKDSGYKIVAHMMPDLPNVDFERDLEQFIEYFENPAFRSDGLKIYPTLVIRGTGLYELWKTGRYKSYPPSMLVDLVAKILALVPPWTRVYRVQRDIPMPLVSSGVEHGNLRELALARMKDWGTDCRDVRTREVGIQEIHNKVRPYEIELIRRDYFANGGWETFLSYEDPEQDILVGLLRLRKCSPDTYQKELTKVGQCSIVRELHVYGSVVPVNARDPTKFQHQGFGMLLMEEAARIAREEHGSVKLAVISGVGTRAYYRKLGYELDGPYMSKMLL, encoded by the exons ATGAAGCCAAAAAAGAAGCTGG GAGTTGGTTTGAGCCGCGAGGAGCGCAGTGTCATAGTTATCGGTGAAATCATACAGGAGCTACTGAAGGCCCATGAGGACAAAAAAGATGTTAATCTAAATAGGCTTAAAGCACGCATCTCCTCCAAGTATGGATTGGAGAGTTCACCACGTTTGGTAGACATCATTGCAGCTGTGCCccaagaagcaaaaaaaatattgctaccTAAACTGCGAGCTAAGCCCATACGAACAGCTAGCGGT ATCGCGGTTGTTGCTGTGATGTGCAAGCCCCATCGGTGTCCTCACATCAATATGACCGGcaacatatgtgtatattgccCGGGCGGACCAGACAGTGATTTCGAATACTCCACGCAGTCATACACGGGATACGAGCCAACATCTATGCGCGCTATTCGTGCGCGGTACAATCCTTATCTGCAAACACGTCACCGTGTCGAACAACTGAAGCAGTTGGGACATTCTGTAGATAAAGTGGAATTTATTGTAATGGGTGGCACATTCATGAGTTTGGATGAGAAATACCGCAATGACTTTATTATGCAACTTCATGATGCACTAAGTGGGCACACTAGTCGTGACATTAAGGAAGCGATACGTTATTCGGAGATTTCTAATGTGAAATGCATTGGTATAACCATCGAAACGCGTCCGGATTATTGCTTGAAGCGGCACATTACCGATATGTTGAATTACGGTTGCACACGTTTGGAAATTGGTGTTCAATCGGTTTACGAAGATGTAGCGCGTGACACAAATCGAGGACATACTGTGAAGGCAGTATGTGAAAGTTTCCAATTGGGCAAGGATTCAGGTTATAAAATTGTGGCGCATATGATGCCAGATTTGCCAAATGTGGACTTTGAGCGTGATCTAGAACAGTTTATT gaatattttgaaaatccagcttTTCGTTCAGATGGTTTGAAAATCTATCCAACGCTTGTGATACGCGGCACTGGTCTCTATGAGCTGTGGAAGACCGGGCGCTACAAGTCGTATCCGCCATCGATGCTGGTCGATTTGGTGGCGAAAATATTGGCGCTGGTGCCGCCATGGACGCGTGTATATCGCGTACAGCGTGATATACCTATGCCACTCGTGAG CTCTGGTGTGGAACATGGAAATTTACGCGAGCTCGCGTTGGCACGCATGAAAGATTGGGGTACGGATTGTCGCGATGTGCGCACACGTGAAGTGGGCATACAAGAAATACACAATAAAGTGCGCCCATATGAAATCGAACTGATACGACGTGACTACTTTGCTAATGGCGGCTGGGAGACATTCCTCTCCTATGAAGATCCGGAGCAGGATATACTTGTCGGGCTGTTACGTTTGCGCAAATGTTCACCAGACACGTACCAAAAGGAATTGACTAAAGTGGGCCAGTGCTCGATTGTGCGCGAATTGCATGTCTATGGCTCAGTTGTGCCAGTTAACGCAAGAGATCCAACAAAGTTTCAGCATCAG GGTTTCGGCATGCTGCTGATGGAAGAAGCTGCGCGTATAGCGCGCGAAGAGCATGGCAGTGTGAAGCTGGCTGTAATTTCCGGTGTAGGCACACGCGCCTACTATCGCAAGCTGGGCTATGAGCTGGACGGTCCATATATGTCTAAAATGCTATTGTAG
- the LOC128862756 gene encoding uncharacterized protein LOC128862756 — protein sequence MAACLTKHQLEQQKMLEQLNESDSYEENEFEMPAEEESFSFSCSSACWVCNGYYGPNFDEPLCGTCHAFLYSTQAAEELETTISDDEDSGNDEPPFKDKQEVDEDEDDDVDDVVEDDVDDEEGVGMLEAGMGNALAMAAQEMQVDNPALLVAEVEPPRRSLERDVERGNIVLLPIHRPRPIAPRSLPDFLQLLSEGRANSHEAVAHVAAPNNILMLPVEIMIIIFSYLDDMSMWKASEVCKQWRSILEQNTSQLMWMRYLKERWPLFQCIVDVPNWLKLYSALMDSCFCRTCLLQMALKSPPRARQNAIRMNFLRNDAHQLNCNSTEGIDAIPLDKQNTYWQASILGPAGSPYEGGKFFLYIFFPERYPMIPPTVRFLTKILHPNVSRHGDVGIDIFQHNWSLALNISKILLSVQSLLTDPYTEICMEPELGYMYEHNRARFENLARSWTWKYAMFELMPPS from the exons ATGGCGGCGTGCCTCACAAAACATCAATTGGAACAGCAGAAAATGTTGGAGCAATTGAATGAGAGCGACAGCTATGaagaaaatgaatttgaaatgcCTGCTGAAGAGGAATCATTCTCTTTTTCA TGTAGCAGCGCTTGCTGGGTCTGCAATGGATATTATGGTCCCAATTTTGACGAACCGCTCTGCGGAACATGTCATGCTTTTCTTTACAGCACGCAAGCTGCCGAGGAGCTAGAGACTACGATTTCAGATGATGAGGATTCAGGCAACGATGAGCCGCCTTTCAAAGATAAGCAGGAAGTAGACGAGGATGAAGATGACGATGTTGACGACGTAGTGGAGGATGACGTTGATGATGAAGAGGGTGTCGGCATGTTAGAGGCTGGAATGGGAAATGCACTCGCTATGGCAGCACAAGAAATGCAGGTTGATAATCCTGCACTATTAGTTGCAGAAGTAGAACCGCCGCGACGTTCACTTGAACGTGACGTTGAGCGTGGAAATATAGTGTTATTACCCATACATCGACCACGACCTATAGCACCACGTTCATTGCCCGATTTCCTACAGTTGTTGAGCGAAGGACGTGCCAATTCACATGAGGCAGTTGCACATGTCGCTGCTCCAAATAATATACTAATGTTGCCGGTGGAAATtatgattataattttttcctactTGGATGATATGTCTATGTGGAAGGCGAGTGAAGTGTGCAAGCAATGGCGTAGCATTTTGGAGCAAAACACTTCGCAATTGATGTGGATGCGTTATTTGAAAGAGCGCTGGCCACTCTTTCAGTGCATCGTCGATGTGCCCAATTGGTTGAAATTGTATAGTGCCTTGATGGACTCGTGTTTCTGTCGCACCTGCTTGCTGCAAATGGCATTGAAGTCGCCACCGCGTGCCAGGCAAAATGCCATACGTATGAATTTCCTGCGTAACGATGCACACCAACTCAACTGCAATTCAACGGAGGGCATTGATGCGATACCTTTGGATAAACAAAATACTTATTGGCAAGCAAGCATCTTGGGGCCTGCTGGTAGTCCATACGAGGGTGGAAAGTTCTTCCTTTACATCTTCTTTCCCGAACG CTATCCGATGATTCCACCGACAGTGCGCTTTCTGACGAAAATCCTGCATCCGAATGTTTCACGACACGGAGATGTGGGCATCGATATTTTTCAGCACAACTGGTCGCTAGCGTTGaacatttcgaaaattttgttgtcaGTGCAAAGTTTGCTCACAGATCCATATACAGAG ATATGCATGGAACCGGAGCTGGGCTATATGTATGAGCATAATCGTGCGCGCTTTGAAAACTTGGCGCGCTCCTGGACCTGGAAGTACGCCATGTTCGAGTTGATGCCGCCTTCTTAA
- the LOC128863415 gene encoding solute carrier family 17 member 9: protein MSMDEKLKYSLLRGDLVDNQSVWTRHEKRVWFLTLITGTCMLYSTRTSMPLLIPAVAAEQKWSKTDSGTVLSSFFWGYTLTQVVGGYFSDRFGGQRVILFAAIGWSLITFFMPNIIWSSTAIKAYSIPFIVTVRIINGAFQGVHFPSMISLTSQNLCSNERTSFFGLLTAGSALGTLLTGSLGSFVLDYFGWPYVFRVIGFLGIAWALMLRYYTMAGERGRIINVSAPSRLCASKQISDNVPWLRYFRKLSFWACVLTHACEMNCFFVLLSWLPTYFHDGFPHAKVWVVNMIPWLALPPCTIFARYVTGRLLARDWSTSAVRKIIQSCCFASQNLALFIMARTNDYHTALICMTVIIGGTGFHNNAVTVNPQDLAPSHSGSVFGLMNTVGAVPGFLGVYLAGHILEVTQSWPIVFSTAAAINLVGWTVFVIFGSAEAIV, encoded by the exons atgaGTATGGACGAGAAACTAAAATACTCGCTTTTGCGCGGAGATTTAGTGGATAACCAAAGCGTTTGGACAAG ACATGAAAAACGAGTATGGTTCCTCACACTCATCACAGGCACTTGCATGCTCTATTCCACACGCACATCTATGCCGCTACTCATACCCGCCGTTGCTGCTGAGCAGAAGTGGAGTAAAACTGATTCGGGCACTGTACTCAGTTCATTCTTTTGGGGTTATACTTTAACACAg GTAGTGGGTGGCTATTTTAGTGATCGTTTTGGCGGTCAACGTGTAATACTATTCGCTGCAATTGGCTGGTCGTTAATCACATTTTTCATGCCCAACATCATATGGAGTTCAACGGCGATTAAAGCGTATTCCATTCCATTTATTGTAACTGTACGTATTATAAATGGTGCATTCCAGGGTGTTCACTTTCCAAGCATGATTAGTCTTACTAGCCAG AATCTTTGCTCAAATGAACGCACAAGCTTTTTTGGCCTACTCACAGCCGGCTCAGCGTTGGGCACGCTGCTTACGGGCAGTTTAGGCTCATTTGTGTTGGATTATTTCGGCTGGCCATATGTTTTTCGTGTTATTGGCTTTTTGGGCATCGCATGGGCGTTAATGCTGCGCTACTACACCATGGCAGGTGAACGTGGGCGCATTATCAATGTGTCGGCACCTTCACGCCTATGTGCCAGCAAGCAAATCTCGGACAATGTGCCTTGGCTACGGTACTTTAGAAAACTCTCATTCTGGGCTTGCGTGCTCACACATGCCTGCGAAATGAACTGTTTCTTTGTATTGCTTTCTTGGCTGCCCACATATTTCCACGATGGATTTCCGCATGCCAAAGTGTGGGTAGTCAATATGATTCCTTGGCTTGCTCTGCCGCCATGCACAATCTTTGCACGCTATGTTACTGGACGATTATTGGCACGCGATTGGTCTACTTCGGCAGTGAGGAAGATCATACAAAGCTGTTGCTTTGCATCGCAGAATCTGGCGTTATTCATAATGGCGCGCACAAATGACTATCACACGGCATTGATATGCATGACAGTTATAATTG GTGGTACTGGCTTCCACAACAATGCCGTCACAGTGAATCCCCAAGACTTAGCGCCATCGCATTCGGGTAGCGTTTTCGGCCTGATGAACACTGTTGGCGCAGTGCCgggttttttgggtgtttaccTCGCTGGACATATTCTAGAAGTAACACAAAGTTGGCCTATTGTGTTCAGCACGGCTGCAGCCATTAATTTGGTCGGTTGGACGGTGTTTGTTATATTCGGCTCAGCCGAGGCGATTGTGTGA